The nucleotide sequence CACAAGGAGGAAGGATGAACAACATCAACATGATCGAGCCAACAAGGAAGAAGAGGACACCCACTCTTCTCAGTCCAGCGAGAAGTACCCGCCTCCGGCCAGATCCAGCCGAACACAATGCCCATACCCCTCGACCTCCACCAAATCTGGGGAAACCCCTCCCCGCTAGCTCCTCAACGATGGCCAGAGCACTAGCTGACCGTGAATGGAACCTGGGGAAGCTTATACCGACGCAACACTGGCACAATGGCCTCACTGGCGTCTCCCTCAACCCTACACTCTATAGTAACCATTGTGCCTCGTCCATCGTCGCCCCCACCTCCGTTCACCGAGAGGCAGGAAGAGGCGAGAAATCCATTAGGTCTTCATAATCTGGAGTAAAAGGATTCGAACCTTTGCATGCAGATGGATTCGGTCGCCGGAGACCCTATGCGAGTCACCTCTCTTTCGCCCGTTTTTGCCAAGAAACAAGAGGGTTCATACCTCGAGAGGGAAAATTGGAAAGGAGATGTCTTGTGTTGTACCTGCCTAATATAACGTCTCTAAATGTACACACGATTTTGAGCATCCCTAGAAAGCTTCTCATCCCATGTAAGACACGCTTGCAAGCGTGTCTACATGGTTGGGACGGTCCGTGGGGATACGCTCCAAGGAAACTTTATTAAAACGACTCTATAGTTGCCTAGAGATTGAACAATACATCCCTAATTAAGTATGAATTGAGTGTGTCTAGTGACTGTTTTGTTGTAGTGCCGACGCCTCCAAGCCGGACGAAAACCATAGGCCGAACACCACCGGACGCTCGTCCGCCCTTCAGAAGGAGGACATCGACTATGGGCTCCCAGCCATGGAatcgagggggagagggggaggggagggagggccccGCCATGGCCGGTGTGGCGAATGACGAGGAACGAGGTGGACGCCTTAGTCGGGGTGGCAAATGTCGGGAGGGGTGGACGCCGGCGCTGTAGTGGCGCTCGGCGGGCTCGAGGGAGGGAGAGAGCACCGCTCAGCAGAGGGAGAGCGTCGAGGAGATCAATGTTCAAGATGGTCAATAAAACTATATGTTGTCAGCTGATACTTTGCTTCTTCATCATCCACATCATTTGGAGTTTGAAAACCTAGTGCATTGAGAGAAGAGCGCGAAAACCTAGTGTCACCTTCAAACCACAAAATGAAGCCAAAAAGATGTAGATACCCCTGACCTCATGGTAACCTTTCTATTTCAATCGGGATTATCACatttcattattgaacttggccAGATAAATTGCTTGCTACAAAGCTTTGTGCACAAAGTGGGACATGACCTTATCGTCGGCCTTATGACTTGGATTCACTAAACATCCATGCACCAAATGCGGCAAGAGCCGTGGGCGATAAACAACCTTGCACCATAAAAAAATCATGGAACTTCCATAAAAAAATCATGGAActtcttttctttgttttctgATGACCGAAAGTGGGGAAATAGTCCGAAAATCCatatctgcacccgagctcatctgcacctgcgctgacgaaaaaaattaaaacaaatactagaaaaattaaaaaaaaatccaatttttttgtgcggtagacaatttgatgcgtgaggtccgcttcatttttcaagtcatttggacatatgaggagctctcagcaaaaaagacaaattgggcgtctataaaaatgtttactgttcatgtactgttttggcTCGATTTGTCTGTTTTGCTGAGAGcttctcagatgtccaaatgacttgaaatttgaaGTGGGCCTCACGATCAAATTGTCTACGCACAAAAAacttggaattttttgaatttattttgaattttttcgaaTTTTTTCTTGCCGGGTGCATATGAGTCTGGGCCCCGAAACGCCCAACTTGAAATAGTGAAATAGTCATGCTTCCCGTTTTATAGACAATAGAGTCCGGAATCCGCGAAAAAAATTCTACGTAGTGAACAAAATATGCTTCCAACAAAATTCTAcgcacaaaatatttttttgtttttttaggggtTCCAACATCCAACCCAGTATATGGCCCAGTCTCTCCATAAGCCCAATTCTGAAATCCCCAGCCCTGCAGCGCAGAGAGACCACGAGTCGCACACCATTTTGAACCCTAGACACGGCACGGCCGCGCCGacccgcggcggggcggcggaggcatcCGGTGTGGCGTCGTGCCTTCGATCCTCGCCCCTCCGGACCCTGCGCTCCGGTTCGGCGGCAGCGCCGGTGCGCAAGCCTCTAGGCCCCAGGTGGGAGCTGGCGAGCGGCGTCGCCTTCCCCTGTTCTCCGGCGCTCCTGCAGCAACCGAGCCACTCCGTAGGTTCGTTTTGTTTCCTGTTCTCATATATATGATACTTGTGTGCGGTGGGTTGATGAATTAGGTTCAATTGCTCTGGTGATTAAGTTATGTGGGTTATCTGATTGCTCTGCGAGTATTAACGACTAGCAAGATTGTTTGTTACTCAGTTGTTCACATGCTTGTTTAGATTAAATTGCTTAACTGAATCCAGTTTAGTACATGTCCATCATGCTTATAGTTAATGTTGGAACTAAACATGTTGCTCGTGAATAATTTGGGTGCAAGTCCACATCTAGGTTAAGAACCGAAAGCTTTGTTCAGGTGCAAATTGACTCTGTCCTGAAGTAAAGTTGATAGCCTCTCACTTATATACCCTATATTGTTTGTCCTGTCCATATTTTGCAATGCAAGGTTTTCTTTCTTCCAAATTTAAAAAAATTATTCTTCAAATGACCGCACATTTattaaaaaaaaaaagaaaatcccTTTCAACTTTCTGCGTGGCACATGTTCGCTCCTCAAGATACCAAATTAGGGTCTTGTAACACATGTCAAATGATAATGAAAGCTTTTCTCTTTACCAACCCAACGCAGGAGTTGAGTTCGGTTATGTTCATAGAAACATAGCGGACTTGTTTCCCTAAACTGCCATATCTCCTTTGTtgcttgttttcttttttgctatgaACAAGCAACTTACTTAGTGTACCATTTAGTTTCTGCATGTATTGTATTTTTAGTGATATGTGGTAGACTGCACACTAATTTAGGCTCCCTGTCTTCTGGAAATGCTAGGAAAGTTTAAGATTCTGAAGCAATGAGTACCTGTAAAAAGGCCAGGGCGGAAGGTATATGTGTTGTGAGTTTAGATAGACTGAGCAGCCTACCGCCAGAGATAAAGGGCAACATCCTCTCCCTTTTGAATGTCGAAGAAGCAGTTAGGACTTGCACCTTATCAAGTACTTGGAGGGATGCATGGGCTAATATGCCAAAAATATCTCTGCGTGATGGAAATTTTGCACGAACCAAGTTTGTTACGTTGGTCGATATGGTGCTATCAGTCCACAAAGGAACTATAGAAGGGTGTCATATTTCAGGTAGCAAAAATTACCATGATGAGTTCGGTAGGTGGATGCTCATGCTGTCAAGAAGATCACCAAGATCAGTTATAATCAAGTTATAATCAGTTATAATCAAGTTGAACTCAAGAAGATCACCAAGATCACCAAGGTTTGCATACATGGCAAACTCTCAACCGAACTCATGGCATAAACTTCGTCGACCTCAGTTATTTGATGATATGTCTATTTCTGTTGTCGTGCTTTGTTAATGTGTTTGTTTTTCTGGCACTTGGATGCTCTTTTCTTTCTTGGTGTGCTCTCCTTTTGTTTTTGAGGCTTGCTACTGGGGATAGAGTTGCAAGCCAACCAACGAGTTAGTAGCAGACAAGATGGGTACCATTGGATGTCAGAATGATGCGCTTAATATTGGTGACCATGGGTACCCCATTACCATCAAAGTCGACTCGGAGGGTAATGAGGTCCTCAGCCTGAGAGATTCCATAGACAATGTCTACAAAGAATGCAATGCCGACTATATGGCTCGGGCAACCAAACACCTTTCGCGGGTGAATAAAAATGATTGGGTAGTTTATGGTGTTGGTCATGAAGACGACAAAGGTCATTTGGAGTCAGCCGTACGAGCACCTCTCAAATCACTCCGGGATATTTCCAATGACGGCGTCTAGCCCGAGAAGGCACAGTTATTCTGAAGAAGGGGCCGTGCAAGAGATAGGTCTGCCTCTTGTCGGCATCAATGCACTTGACGGCGAGCCAGCCATCAGTTCAGCCGATGCAGATCACATCGGTGAGGATGGAGGGGATGCGGTGCCCATCTTTGCTCGGATGTTCTAGTAAGAACCTTGCCGTTCGAGACGAGGATCCAAGGGAGTTGGTTGGCGTGTCGGTGGGCCTTGATGGCGTAAGAGCCCAATGCCACTAGTGACAGACGGCTCGACAGCACGTGAGATCGGTGGTGCTTGGGAGTTGGGACCATGCTGATGCTGGGATCATGCCAGTGATGAGGCCGAGGAGTTCCGGTGGGACGTCGGACCATGACGAAGTCAGCTTCATCAGGCTGCATGGGCGGCCGAGATCAAGGTACGGCGTATTTTCTCCCACTTGTGTGTGCTGCAACTGCAAGGAATTACGTGCTGGGACGGGGATCGAGCAATGCTACATACACGAGCACTTTACGGGCGTTTTACGGGCCTAGGCTGATGTGGGTTTCGTTAATTGGGCATTAGaaaatcaagggggggggggggggggggggggcgagattagtgagaggggggaaggaaagtcCGTTGATTAAGTAAAACGAGCCCGTGAGTCTAGCATTTTTGGACGGGGATCTATAGATGGCAACGGCGTGCTGCGCGTTTGTTACGTACCCGAACTGGAAAAGAACTTTTCGGTACCTATATATATTGTGAGAAAAGGACTTCTTCTTTCTCGATACCTATATGTACAGGAGCCAGTTATACAACTGGCTGATGCGCCGCGGCACAAACGTTGGTCGATTCTGTTTCGATCTCCAACCTACGACCATGCACTCGTCATTGCCGGATCTGCCACCGGAACTGGTCCGCGAGATCTCCAGCCGCCTGCACGACGTCGCCGACTTCGTCCGCTTCCATGCCGTCTGCAAGTCATGGCGTGATTCACACCATCCAGCGATGCCACTGACGACCGATCAGTTCCTGCTGTGGCTCCTTGCGCCTAGTATGAAGGACGACGACTCCCTCAAACTCAGATGTGTCTTCTCCAACATGAGCTACCgcgccccgccgctgccgccaaTATCTCGCACCAACGGCCAGATGAACTGGGTCGCCAATGCTAACGGCACCGCCATCCGCTACTTCACCGCTTCCCTTGACGGGCTGACCTtccacgaccctctcgccggagaGCTCATGACCCACATGCCTCCGTTCCCAAATGAGGGCGTCGACGGACGGTTGGGGGAGAATCCCAGTGGCATCGTTTACAACGATGGTACCGTGCTTTGGTACAGCAAGCATGACAGCAGCGAACAAGACACCGCCGAGTTCAAGGTGGCGCTCCTATGTCCTGGGGACAATGAGTGGACATTCGTCAAAAGGACCCTCAAATCCCCCTACTATGGAGAGTTTTGTGTCGCGTATCACGCTAGGAAGATCCTTGTGACCGTGAGGGGTGACCTCTGGCACGTCGTGACAACACCATCCGCTGCCGCGAACTGTAACCAAGTGAGGATCCCCAATTTGTCGCAGATGCCACACGAGGACGATGATTACTACTATATGTACGGCTATGTGCTCGAGTCCCGCGGCGAGCTTATGTGGGTGTCGCTGCACATCAAGAAGGATTACCCAGACATGAGTAGGACGAGCATCCGCAACCTGGAACAGTCGTTTTTGATGTCCGTGCACACGCTTGGGGAGGCCATGAAGGAACCGGAAAAGTTGCGGTGGGTGAGGAAGGTTGGTCAGAGCCTGGCTGACCGTGTCCTATTTTTGGGGTGGCCTAACAGTTTTGCTGTGGACGCGTCGAGGCTAGGCGTGACCGGTGGATTCACCTACTTCTTGTTCTATGACGAACACCCGCTAAGTAGGCGAAGTGGTGTGTTCAGGTACAACCTCATCGACAACACGGCCAAGTTCATCGAGTGGCTACCCCAAGGATGGGACAACGAGATGTGCACATGGGTCGTCCCCCAGCCCACCATTGCTCCAATCCACCAGGGTCTAGCAACTATTCCAAGAAGCAATAACATGATTCACATCCAAAGATGCTACGGCCCTCTTTTTGAGGTGTTGGTGCGCAACCTATCTCCCACAACGAAGTGCTCTCAGCTGGAACAGTTGTTCAACAAGTACGGCAGGGTGTCGAGCGCCAATGTGATGTACTACTACAAGAAGACCAAGACCTCACGGGGCATCGGCCTCGTCACAATCGCGATGATGCACGTCTGTCTAGAAGATGCACTTGCCGCCCTGGATGGGTTGGTTTTAGATGGATGCAGGCTCGAGGTTATCTCGGTCAACGGCATGCAACTACAATGATGACAGCGACGACAAATAAAGTCTTACATTGGAGCGGTGTAGAATACTCCCTCCTTTCAGGtttataagactagccacaatggatagtaacatagagtagtaacatgcccatATTACTACTCTATATTAAtatctctatagtggggagtaacatatgtgtggtaacatgcaacactttatttattaggctatagactcatcttaccTTGATATGTGTTATGTTACGCATAGTACTAGTAACTAGCTGTGTTACCACATGtctctttttcttcatttattgcttgcctcatcatctattttatctagatatgtgtgatattACTACGTGTGTTACTTCCATTGTGGGTAGtctaaggctcaattcaaaaatctcaccaaccaaggtagatggtgagtggtgaaatattttttgtagtttgcaaaagcactcaattaatgcttttgttttactcaaaaaagtatgtttaccaatgcattaattacaatgcatgcatacattacatgcattggtcatttttctcttaatacttgcatgcaatgatttaatgcactttaaaatctaaacatgtgatggggaataatcaaattgagccttataaaatggtaAAACTAAaaaagccctataaaccggaaaggagggagtactctctcctttccggtttatagggcttattaTCTCAAAATTTTCATTTTTCCAATTGAAATGGCTCATCTCCATCTCCTTTTGAGATTTCGAGGCGCATTAAATCTTcgcatgcaagaattaaaaagaaactcaccaatgcatgtaatgctactactcatctagtggccaagcatgcatgcactgcatTTAATCCTAATTAATGCATCAATTTAATTTGGTTGGTTTTGTAAAGCACGAGATACATTCCACCACTCACCAtgtgccttggttgatgagatttcagatttgagccttataaaccgaaaaggagggagtagtttaggGGCTTCACTAGTCGACGCGGATTTGTTGAACAAGGTTTCACGCGCACCCTTTATGAATAATAGTAAATAAAAAAACCTAGAAAAAATGATTTCTTTTTCTAATATACATAGTCAACTAGTATACTCGTGTATGTAGTTTCATGAAGAAATCACATCCATACTAATCTGGGCAAAAAAATGGTAAAAATTAAATCTACATTAGGAAAATACTGTTTGTTGAATAGTAGGATCTTATTTGTATTTTCTTTACTAAGAATACCAACAGTGTCAATATATCACGAAACTTCACACACGAGTACAACAGTGACGATTCTACATGTAGTCTATTGACCCCATAGAAATCACTGTACATTAATTTACTGTatagcatgaagaaaattatcctataAATTACCGATGACCCCACTGATTAGTTTGGCTGGCTTCGCCACTGGAGTACAATGGTCGAATAAGTTTCATACTCTGAATTTTCAGATTTTtaaattttttcttagtattcttTTTGATTTTACTATTTATGTGGGTGCGCGTGAAACCATGTTCACCATCATATTTTTGCTTGACTAGTACTCATTAGATGTGGAGTACTGTATGCCTATGTTGGGTGGCTTCAATGCTTCATTAGATGAAGAATTTGTTAAGACTAATTAATACATTCAATTAATTAGGGGACTCCTCGTTTCCCTTCACGTGCGGTTGTTCCTTTGGCAACCTCACAGTGGTTGCTGAGAACACCCACCAATGCGACACAATATCATCCAGATTGCAAGGACGCACACGGTTTCTCAGTCCATAGAAAATAAGATATGATCcattaaggctggtcatagtggggagtaacatatactagtaccatgcatatgatactagtgtatgatactacatctatagtgcatagtatcataaagtagcatcataggtggtctcatttattgccatgcatgacacatagtagcataacatttattatgttacggtatctacctatgttattatgaccctctctcttctttaatttcctGCCACGTAAGCATGTTTGCAAGTCCCAAGTAtatgatactagttatgttacccccactatggccagcctaaagaGGATAAATATTTAACTTGAGATGCAAGACCGCATGCAAAGTTTTATTTAAGGCGTTCTGAGCTATTTAACGTGTAACGTTGTGTGTGCCCTGAGTCGCATGTGTAACTTTTAGACTTTTAGATCAGGGGTTTAAACTTTATGTTCCGCGAATGCCTTCAAtgtaattggggggggggggggggtcagagaTGATGGCAGCGTCTCTGATGTTGTTTTGTTATTGAGGCATCATTGTTGCTGGTTGCGTCACCACGTTCGGTATGTTTCGGGGGAAATCCTAGATATGAGCCTTTCGGATCAGATGTTGATGGCGATTTCGGTGCCGTTCTCTCTTCtcggggcatcgttttggagtagGTGCTGGCTGGATAGGataagaggaggagcggtgttacatctaTCGCAAGGCTGCCGACGGGTCTCGGTGGCATGGCGTGGTGGAGTTTTGGTGATGAACATGCGCAGGATGGTGGCGATGTCTAGCTTCGCGGTGACATCGACGGTAGAATGGCCTAGCAAGGTGAATGCGTTGATCGCTCCTG is from Triticum aestivum cultivar Chinese Spring chromosome 3A, IWGSC CS RefSeq v2.1, whole genome shotgun sequence and encodes:
- the LOC123057329 gene encoding uncharacterized protein, producing MHSSLPDLPPELVREISSRLHDVADFVRFHAVCKSWRDSHHPAMPLTTDQFLLWLLAPSMKDDDSLKLRCVFSNMSYRAPPLPPISRTNGQMNWVANANGTAIRYFTASLDGLTFHDPLAGELMTHMPPFPNEGVDGRLGENPSGIVYNDGTVLWYSKHDSSEQDTAEFKVALLCPGDNEWTFVKRTLKSPYYGEFCVAYHARKILVTVRGDLWHVVTTPSAAANCNQVRIPNLSQMPHEDDDYYYMYGYVLESRGELMWVSLHIKKDYPDMSRTSIRNLEQSFLMSVHTLGEAMKEPEKLRWVRKVGQSLADRVLFLGWPNSFAVDASRLGVTGGFTYFLFYDEHPLSRRSGVFRYNLIDNTAKFIEWLPQGWDNEMCTWVVPQPTIAPIHQGLATIPRSNNMIHIQRCYGPLFEVLVRNLSPTTKCSQLEQLFNKYGRVSSANVMYYYKKTKTSRGIGLVTIAMMHVCLEDALAALDGLVLDGCRLEVISVNGMQLQ